The following DNA comes from Trueperaceae bacterium.
GAACAGGCCCAACCCCGCGAGGATCGCGAGGAGGACGGTGACGGGGTGCAGGTCGACGCTGCGCGAGAGGATCATGGGGCCCAGCACGTTCGCTTCGATCTGGTTGGCGACCACGAACACGACGACCGCCAGGAGCGGCGCCCACGGCCCGACCGTGAAGCCCAGGAGGACGGCGGGGATCGTCCCGACGATCGGCCCGAGGTACGGCACGAGGTTGAAGATCGCGGCGAGGAAGCTGATGGCGGTCGCGAGCGGGATCCCGATCAGGGACAGGCCCACCCAAATCAGGAGGCCGAGCAGGATCGTCACCAGGATCTGCCCGCGCAGGTACCCGCCGACCGCCCGGTCGGCCTTCTGCGTCAGGTCGTCGGCCAGGGGCCGCCACCGGGTCGGGACGTACGCCCGGAAGTTCCGCACGAAGCGGGGGAAGTCGTACAGGAAGTAGGCGCTCACCAGCACGATCAGGAACACCTGCAGCGTCGCGGACACGAGGCTGGTCGCGCCGCTCACCAGCATCGACGGGCCGCCCGTCGCGAAGCCCTCGAACAGCTCCAGGAGGTTCGCGACGACCGCCTCGAGGAGGCCGGCGACGCGGTCCTGCGCCTGCGCGGCGAGGTCCCCGTCCGGCGTGAGGCCGAGGCGTTCGTCGAGGAACGCCCCGACGGACGGCGGGAGGCCGGCGACGAGGCGTTCGACCCACCCCCCGAGCGCCCCTAGGCGGTCGCCCAACGCGCGCACCGCGCCGGGAATGAGGTTGACGAAGCGGGTGAGCTCGACGACGACCTGGCCGAACAGCAGCGAGCCGAACACGAACAGTTGCAACAGCGCCACGTAGACCAACGCCACGCCGATCGAGCGGCGCACGCGAATGCGTTGCAGCGCCTCGACGACCGGGTTGAGGACGTACGCGAGGACGAACCCGATCACGCCGACCTGCAGGACGAAGGCGTACCGCTCGCGCAGGGTCCAGGCCAACGTCGCGAGGAGGACCGCCAGCGCGACGTACGTCGCGGCGCGGACCCACACGTTGCGCCAGGCGACCTCGAACGCCGTCACGGGACGCGACGTCACGGCGTGCGCCGTCACGGCGTGCGCGGCGTCGGGGGAGGACGGCGCGGCGCCGGCCCCGTCGGCGGGNNNNNNNNNNACCGTCGCGTGGAACGCCGTCCTGGGGGGGCACGTCGCCATCGTCGTTCACGACGGCGAGTCTAGCAGGTCCCCCTCGCGCCGCTCGGGCGCCTCCCCCTCCGTCCGCCGGAGGCGGTGCACGGCGGGGCGGTGCCCCCCGTGGAACACCCGCAGGGTGCCGTCGGGACGCCACGCGTCCCCCGCCGCCGCCAGGGCGGCGTCGAACGCCCGGAGGGCGTGCGTGACGATCCACGCCCGCCCGCCGGGCACCACGAGCCGCGACGCTTCGCGCAACAGCGCGGCGTAGAGGTCCGGGAGGTCCGCCGTCTCCCCGACCGCGTCGCCCCAGGGCGGGTCGGCGACGAGGACGTCGAAGGCGGCGTCCGGCAGGTCCGTGGCGGTGGCGTCCGCGAGCCGCAGCTGGACGGCCGGTCGGGACCGCGCCGGGGGGGCGGCCGCACCGTCGTCGGGGGGCAGGAGGTCGTCCTCGACGCGGG
Coding sequences within:
- a CDS encoding AI-2E family transporter encodes the protein PADGAGAAPSSPDAAHAVTAHAVTSRPVTAFEVAWRNVWVRAATYVALAVLLATLAWTLRERYAFVLQVGVIGFVLAYVLNPVVEALQRIRVRRSIGVALVYVALLQLFVFGSLLFGQVVVELTRFVNLIPGAVRALGDRLGALGGWVERLVAGLPPSVGAFLDERLGLTPDGDLAAQAQDRVAGLLEAVVANLLELFEGFATGGPSMLVSGATSLVSATLQVFLIVLVSAYFLYDFPRFVRNFRAYVPTRWRPLADDLTQKADRAVGGYLRGQILVTILLGLLIWVGLSLIGIPLATAISFLAAIFNLVPYLGPIVGTIPAVLLGFTVGPWAPLLAVVVFVVANQIEANVLGPMILSRSVDLHPVTVLLAILAGLGLFGIVGALLAVPLVALAKLILEDHLFGRPAYAPATPVATDADGDGDAADADA